A genomic segment from Thamnophis elegans isolate rThaEle1 chromosome 3, rThaEle1.pri, whole genome shotgun sequence encodes:
- the MRPL51 gene encoding 39S ribosomal protein L51, mitochondrial, whose amino-acid sequence MEAAWRLMMAPPRLWTGSSSSSLLVSTARRLFSTEPPKFLVKEPPPPKVVDRWNEKRALFGVYDNIGILGDFKAHPKNLIVGPEWLRGWRGNELQRCIRRKKMEGDRMFVDDYHNLNKRIKFLYKRYNRYRMNR is encoded by the exons ATGGAAGCGGCGTGGCGGCTGATGATGGCCCCGCCGCGTTTATGGacgggcagcagcagcagcagccttctCGTCTCTACAGCTCGTCGGCTGTTCAGTACAG AACCCCCCAAATTTCTGGTGAAAGAGCCTCCTCCTCCAAAAGTGGTTGACAGATGGAATGAGAAACGAGCACTCTTTGGTGTCTATGATAATATTGGAATTCTGG GGGATTTCAAGGCCCACCCCAAAAACCTGATTGTGGGGCCAGAATGGCTACGTGGATGGAGGGGAAATGAGCTGCAGAGATGCATTCGCAGAAAGAAGATGGAGGGTGACCGAATGTTTGTTGACGATTACCATAATCTGAATAAGAGGATTAAATTCTTGTACAAGCGATATAATCGCTATAGAATGAATCGCTAA
- the VAMP1 gene encoding vesicle-associated membrane protein 1: MSDPAQQGAPGTGQEGGENAGGPGAPPNMTSNWRLQQTQAQVEEVVDIMRVNVDKVLERDQKLSELDERADALQAGAQVFESSAAALKRKYWWKNCKMMIMLGVICAIVVIAIARKY; encoded by the exons AT GTCTGATCCAGCTCAGCAAGGGGCCCCAGGAACGGGACAGGAAGGAGGTGAAAATGCGGGGGGCCCTGGTGCACCTCCAAATATGACCAGTAATTGGCGCCTGCAGCAGACTCAAGCACAGGTGGAAGAA GTGGTGGATATTATGCGTGTGAATGTGGATAAAGTTTTGGAGCGAGATCAGAAACTCTCAGAATTAGACGAACGAGCAGATGCTCTCCAAGCTGGTGCCCAAGTATTTGAAAGTAGCGCAGCAGCGCTCAAGAGGAAGTATTGGTGGAAGAATTGTAAG ATGATGATCATGCTGGGAGTGATCTGTGCCATTGTGGTCATTGCAATTGCACGTAAGTACTAA